DNA from Ignavibacteria bacterium:
TTGCATCTACTTACACTGATACATATCGCGTCTTGATGGAATACATTGATAACTCAATTGATGCTGCGTCATTAAGAATTAATCCATTAACCCATAAAACCATTTATCAAAACGATGCTGAAATTATCATTAATATTCGGGGAAGTAATTATGCGGGAGGCAGCATAACAATAACAGATAACTGTAAAGGGATTTTTAAATTAATAGATATTTTACAAAATATAGGTTTCTCAAACAAGAAATCTCAATCATGGACAAATGGGAATTTTGGTTTTGGAATATATTCTTTTATGGCTGTCTGCAACAGACTTGATATAATAACTAAGTTCAAAGGAAAAAACTTTGCTGAAAAAGTTACAGTTACTAGAAATGACTTTGAAAAGAAAAGTATTTCAGATGTGAACCTAAATATCACAACTGTAAGAGCAGATTTTGCCGAACATTATACAGAAGTCACATTAAGCGGATTTGACAAAGAAAAATGGGAAGATTTTAGAGATTTATATTTAGGAATTTTTATTTCGCATCATTTTGACCTTATACTTAGGGAATCACCTTTGAAAATAAAATTGCTGAGAAATAACAAACAAACCCAATGTAGACCCTATATGTATGGTATTCATCAAGGTAGTGAGTTTACAAAAGAATTTACCGTTAAAATCGGCAAAGGAAGCAACACAATAATTAAGAAAGCTAAAATATTTTTGAAATATACTTCTCAAAGAATTACTAAAAGGCCTATAGCATTCTTTTCCAAAGGCAGAAGGATTAATGATGTTAATCAAATATCTTTATTTGATTCCAATAATAAAACTCTCATATGGTCTAATCCTCAATTAACAGGTTATATAGATACAGCTGATATATTAAGCCCTGTGATAACAAGAAATACTTATAAGAATGATATAGATACAAAAAGGTTTTTTACCCAACTAAAAAAACTTGAACCTGTTATTATTGATTTTATCAACATATGTAATCAAAAAAATATAACAACACATTTTAACCGGCTAGAGGATATTATAAATGAAAAAATTAAATGTTCAATTAAAAACAAACAAAAGATTAAAAGGAAACCTCAAAGCGGGGATATTGTAACCATAAACGAAGATGATAAAGGATATGAAATAGAATGCATTCAATTTGAGTTAATAGAAAAAGCAACTCCAGATCAACGTAGATTAAAACGGACGAGCCGCCGAGTGAAGGCAAATCCTCTGCGTAGTAATATTATATCAGCGGATAGTTATAAATATGAAACTTTAGTCGTAAACCCTGTTCAAGATGAAATTTCCTCAATTAAAATTAAAATTGAAGGAAATGCGCAACCGCTGAACGATGAAAATAATACCGCTCTTCTTTCAATACTTGTAAATAATAAGGTCGTCATTTATAAGAAACATAAGGATTTTAATGAAAGAGTCAGAAGAAATAGACTCGGAGAAGAATTTATGACAAAATCACTAATCAGTCTTATAATAATTGAGTTTTTAAGTCATTATCTAAAACAGATAAATTCTAAAAATGAAATGAATGAGTTTAAAGAAGTGTATTATGAATTGGAAAGAGAATTGGAAGAATTAAACGATAAACCTTTAACAACTTATTTAGGGGCTTAACATTCAAAGCTAAGAAAAACCATAT
Protein-coding regions in this window:
- a CDS encoding ATP-binding protein, coding for MEYIDNSIDAASLRINPLTHKTIYQNDAEIIINIRGSNYAGGSITITDNCKGIFKLIDILQNIGFSNKKSQSWTNGNFGFGIYSFMAVCNRLDIITKFKGKNFAEKVTVTRNDFEKKSISDVNLNITTVRADFAEHYTEVTLSGFDKEKWEDFRDLYLGIFISHHFDLILRESPLKIKLLRNNKQTQCRPYMYGIHQGSEFTKEFTVKIGKGSNTIIKKAKIFLKYTSQRITKRPIAFFSKGRRINDVNQISLFDSNNKTLIWSNPQLTGYIDTADILSPVITRNTYKNDIDTKRFFTQLKKLEPVIIDFINICNQKNITTHFNRLEDIINEKIKCSIKNKQKIKRKPQSGDIVTINEDDKGYEIECIQFELIEKATPDQRRLKRTSRRVKANPLRSNIISADSYKYETLVVNPVQDEISSIKIKIEGNAQPLNDENNTALLSILVNNKVVIYKKHKDFNERVRRNRLGEEFMTKSLISLIIIEFLSHYLKQINSKNEMNEFKEVYYELERELEELNDKPLTTYLGA